One part of the Melitaea cinxia chromosome 8, ilMelCinx1.1, whole genome shotgun sequence genome encodes these proteins:
- the LOC123655476 gene encoding muscle-specific protein 20-like isoform X1, whose amino-acid sequence MTLAYLKYQCAGKREPEKEQEAQRWIEAVIGEKFPADLPYELALRNGIILCKLMNRLQPGIISKVNISGGDYKFMDNISQFQKACIKYGVPDVDLFQTTDLWDQKNIALVTQTIFALGRTTYKHPEWRGPYLGPKPAEENRREFSEDVLRAGEAVIGLQAGTNKMASQSGQNFGASRKIILGK is encoded by the exons TGCGCTGGTAAACGTGAACCAGAAAAAGAACAAGAGGCACAGAGATGGATTGAAGCAGTTATAGGAGAGAAGTTCCCAGCGGACCTACCTTATGAACTGGCTCTTAGGAATGGCATCATCCTTTGCAAGTTAATGAACAGACTACAACCGGGCATCATCTCCAAAGTTAATATTTCCGGTGGAGATTACAAGTTTATGGATAATATAAGCCA ATTTCAAAAAGCTTGCATCAAATATGGAGTTCCAGACGTCGATTTATTCCAAACTACTGACCTTTGGGACCAAAAGAATATAGCTCTCGTGACACAGACCATATTTGCTCTCGGCAGAACg aCATACAAACACCCAGAATGGCGGGGTCCCTATCTTGGACCCAAGCCCGCTGAGGAAAACCGACGCGAATTCAGTGAAGATGTCCTTCGTGCTGGAGAGGCTGTTATCGGTCTTCAAGCTGGTACAAACAAAATGGCGTCACAATCTGGACAAAACTTTGGCGCCTCACGCAAAATTATTCTCGGCAAATGA
- the LOC123655476 gene encoding muscle-specific protein 20-like isoform X2, producing the protein MPGRPIWQCAGKREPEKEQEAQRWIEAVIGEKFPADLPYELALRNGIILCKLMNRLQPGIISKVNISGGDYKFMDNISQFQKACIKYGVPDVDLFQTTDLWDQKNIALVTQTIFALGRTTYKHPEWRGPYLGPKPAEENRREFSEDVLRAGEAVIGLQAGTNKMASQSGQNFGASRKIILGK; encoded by the exons TGCGCTGGTAAACGTGAACCAGAAAAAGAACAAGAGGCACAGAGATGGATTGAAGCAGTTATAGGAGAGAAGTTCCCAGCGGACCTACCTTATGAACTGGCTCTTAGGAATGGCATCATCCTTTGCAAGTTAATGAACAGACTACAACCGGGCATCATCTCCAAAGTTAATATTTCCGGTGGAGATTACAAGTTTATGGATAATATAAGCCA ATTTCAAAAAGCTTGCATCAAATATGGAGTTCCAGACGTCGATTTATTCCAAACTACTGACCTTTGGGACCAAAAGAATATAGCTCTCGTGACACAGACCATATTTGCTCTCGGCAGAACg aCATACAAACACCCAGAATGGCGGGGTCCCTATCTTGGACCCAAGCCCGCTGAGGAAAACCGACGCGAATTCAGTGAAGATGTCCTTCGTGCTGGAGAGGCTGTTATCGGTCTTCAAGCTGGTACAAACAAAATGGCGTCACAATCTGGACAAAACTTTGGCGCCTCACGCAAAATTATTCTCGGCAAATGA
- the LOC123655478 gene encoding myophilin — MPARNKDQEEEVLTWIYNILGEARPKGEYEDILKDGVVLCKLINKLAPGSVKKIQERGTNFQLMENIQRFQAAIKKYGVPEEEIFQTADLFERRNIPQVTLCLYALGRITQKHPEFNGPHLGPKMAEKNERTFTEEQLRAHNAELNLQMGYNKGASQSGHGGFGNTRHM; from the exons ATGCCA GCTAGAAACAAGGATCAGGAGGAGGAAGTTCTAACCTGGATCTACAATATCCTAGGAGAGGCTCGACCAAAGGGTGAATATGAAGACATCCTCAAGGATGGTGTTGTGCTTTGTAAATTGATTAACAAACTTGCTCCTGGTTCAGTTAAAAAGATTCAAGAGAGAGGAACCAATTTTCAGCTTATGGAAAATATCCAAAG GTTCCAGGCTGCCATTAAAAAGTATGGTGTTCCAGAAGAAGAAATTTTCCAGACGGCTGATTTGTTTGAGAGACGTAACATTCCTCAAGTCACTCTGTGCCTGTATGCGCTTGGCAGAATA acTCAAAAACATCCTGAATTTAACGGCCCACATCTTGGACCTAAGATGGCGGAAAAGAATGAAAGAACCTTCACGGAAGAGCAACTTCGTGCCCACAACGCCGAGCTCAATCTTCAAATGGGCTATAATAAAGGCGCCTCCCAATCCGGCCATGGTGGTTTTGGCAACACACGCCATATGTAA